The following coding sequences are from one Wenzhouxiangella sp. AB-CW3 window:
- a CDS encoding glycosyltransferase family 2 protein — protein MMSEEQAIGQGEKQSLEAGVSVITPAHNAADVVERVVESVARQSFAALEHIVIDDGSADDTLEMLRSLQARFGALQVISQPKRGAAQARNAGIEVARGRYIAFLDADDEWLPDKLARQIGFMEETGTLFSYGDYWRCRGASKDRRKLVTGPAALTYADLLRGCPIGCLTVAYNQQAMGKMYMPEVPRGHDWGLWLKLTRDGEPARRFPGVAAIYHMQSRSLSRNKLGKACDIYRIYREQEGIGIPSSLRHLAEHSWRSVF, from the coding sequence ATGATGAGTGAAGAACAAGCGATCGGGCAGGGCGAGAAACAGTCACTCGAAGCCGGGGTGTCGGTGATCACGCCGGCGCACAACGCGGCCGATGTGGTCGAGCGGGTGGTCGAGTCGGTGGCGCGACAGTCTTTCGCGGCGCTGGAGCATATCGTGATCGATGACGGGTCTGCCGACGATACGCTGGAAATGCTGCGTTCACTCCAGGCCCGGTTTGGTGCGTTACAGGTGATCTCCCAGCCGAAAAGGGGAGCGGCACAGGCGCGCAATGCCGGTATCGAGGTGGCCCGAGGCCGCTATATCGCCTTTCTGGATGCCGACGACGAGTGGCTGCCGGACAAGCTGGCGCGGCAGATCGGCTTCATGGAGGAAACCGGCACGCTGTTCAGTTACGGCGACTACTGGCGCTGTCGCGGTGCAAGCAAGGACAGGCGGAAGCTTGTGACAGGGCCGGCGGCGCTGACCTATGCCGACTTGCTCAGGGGCTGCCCGATCGGCTGCCTGACGGTGGCCTACAACCAGCAAGCCATGGGCAAGATGTACATGCCCGAGGTGCCGCGCGGCCACGATTGGGGCCTGTGGCTGAAGCTGACACGCGACGGCGAGCCGGCAAGGCGCTTTCCGGGCGTGGCGGCAATCTATCACATGCAGTCCCGCTCACTGTCGCGCAACAAGCTGGGAAAGGCATGTGACATTTACCGGATTTACCGGGAGCAGGAGGGAATTGGGATTCCGAGCAGCCTGAGGCATCTGGCGGAGCATAGTTGGAGGTCGGTTTTTTGA
- a CDS encoding PIN domain-containing protein translates to MTETYFVDTNVLVYARDTTEPEKHSQARTWLKHLWANRAGRISTQVLKEYYQVVTHRLDPGLPQDQARSDIRDLLTWRPLDINAQTLEQAWFIEDRYKTSWWDALIIASAQQAGCNWLLSEDLQPGQQIENLTILNPLTTTINEATSP, encoded by the coding sequence ATGACCGAGACATACTTCGTTGACACCAACGTCCTCGTCTACGCCCGCGACACCACCGAGCCAGAAAAGCATAGCCAGGCCCGGACCTGGCTGAAGCACCTGTGGGCCAACCGCGCCGGACGAATCAGCACACAGGTCCTAAAAGAGTACTACCAGGTCGTCACCCACCGCCTCGATCCGGGCCTGCCCCAGGACCAGGCCCGGTCAGACATCCGCGACCTGCTGACTTGGCGGCCGCTCGATATCAATGCGCAAACCCTAGAACAAGCCTGGTTCATCGAAGACCGCTATAAGACCTCATGGTGGGACGCCCTCATCATCGCCAGCGCACAACAAGCCGGCTGCAACTGGCTGCTCTCAGAAGACCTGCAACCCGGCCAGCAAATCGAAAACCTGACCATCCTCAACCCCCTGACCACAACAATCAACGAAGCCACCTCCCCATAA
- the cysD gene encoding sulfate adenylyltransferase subunit CysD, giving the protein MTTLTHLDALEAEAIHIIREVAAQFQHPVMLYSVGKDSSVLLHLLVKAFCPSPPPIPLLHVDTGWKFREMIEFRDRRARETGCQLFAYTNPEGVEQGVGPVSHGASVHTDVMKTQALKQALDKYQVDAAIGGARRDEEKSRAKERVFSFRNHRHQWDPKNQRPELWQHYNGRINRGESVRVFPLSNWTELDIWLYIYRENIEVPSLYFAKPRPVVEREGILIMVDDDRLPIEPGEVQTRTVRFRTLGCYPLTGAIESEADSLEAIISEMLVATTSERQGRVIDKDPADSMEKKKIEGYF; this is encoded by the coding sequence GTGACGACATTGACGCATCTCGATGCCCTAGAGGCCGAGGCGATTCATATCATTCGCGAGGTGGCTGCCCAGTTTCAGCATCCAGTGATGTTGTATTCGGTGGGCAAGGACTCGTCGGTGCTTCTGCACTTGCTGGTCAAGGCGTTTTGCCCCTCGCCGCCACCGATTCCGCTGTTGCATGTGGATACCGGCTGGAAGTTTCGCGAGATGATCGAGTTTCGGGACCGGCGTGCGCGGGAAACCGGTTGCCAGTTGTTCGCCTATACCAATCCCGAGGGGGTTGAGCAGGGCGTCGGGCCGGTGTCGCATGGTGCGTCGGTGCATACCGATGTGATGAAGACGCAGGCTTTGAAGCAGGCGCTGGACAAGTACCAGGTGGACGCGGCCATTGGTGGCGCCCGCCGCGACGAGGAGAAGTCACGCGCCAAGGAGCGGGTGTTCTCGTTCCGCAATCATCGCCATCAGTGGGATCCGAAGAACCAGCGGCCGGAACTGTGGCAGCACTACAACGGCCGTATCAACCGCGGTGAGAGCGTGAGGGTGTTTCCGCTTTCGAACTGGACGGAGCTGGATATCTGGCTCTATATCTACCGCGAGAACATCGAAGTGCCTTCGCTGTATTTCGCCAAGCCCCGCCCGGTGGTCGAGCGCGAGGGAATTCTGATCATGGTCGACGATGACCGTCTGCCGATCGAACCGGGGGAAGTACAGACCCGCACTGTACGCTTCCGCACCCTGGGCTGCTACCCACTGACCGGCGCCATCGAATCCGAAGCCGATTCCCTGGAAGCCATCATCAGCGAAATGCTGGTCGCAACCACCTCCGAACGCCAAGGACGGGTGATCGACAAGGATCCGGCGGATTCTATGGAGAAGAAGAAGATTGAGGGGTATTTCTAA
- a CDS encoding four helix bundle protein: MAYFSFEDLEVWKRGCRVAVEVCSLLRDSREWGLRDQMMRAAVSVPSNIAEGAERSAPRDFARFLNIARGSAAELRTQLYIASQTGVVSSERASELIKELKEVSSMLYTLANQQTQKVKEEDSSHFTLHTSHLPAEHS, from the coding sequence GTGGCTTACTTTTCGTTTGAGGATTTGGAGGTTTGGAAGCGCGGGTGTCGGGTGGCAGTGGAGGTTTGCTCCTTGCTGCGCGATTCGCGGGAGTGGGGGCTTCGGGATCAGATGATGCGGGCGGCGGTTTCGGTGCCGTCGAATATTGCCGAGGGTGCTGAGCGTAGTGCGCCGAGAGATTTTGCGCGGTTTTTGAACATTGCTCGCGGTTCGGCGGCGGAGTTGCGCACGCAGCTTTATATCGCGTCACAGACAGGTGTGGTGTCCAGCGAACGGGCATCTGAGTTGATCAAGGAACTGAAGGAAGTGTCATCCATGCTATACACGCTGGCCAATCAGCAAACGCAGAAGGTGAAGGAAGAAGATTCTTCACACTTCACACTTCACACTTCACACTTGCCCGCGGAGCACTCGTGA
- the cysN gene encoding sulfate adenylyltransferase subunit CysN produces MATADIKAYLATHETKPLLRFITCGSVDDGKSTMIGRLLHDSKRLFDDQLAALQADSRKHGTQGEKIDFALLVDGLSAEREQGITIDVAYRFFDTDRAKFIVADCPGHEQYTRNMATGASTARLAVVLVDARKGVLTQTRRHSWICRLMGIDRVLLAINKMDLVDYSQSVYEDIASEYRALAGELGIDQVSCIPISALEGDNVSRQSDRMPWYDGPVLLDALEQAAESVDQVRGEAFRLPVQWVCRPNQNFRGFAGQLIGGPVAVGDEVTVLPSGTRSRVASLHVGPDEVERAEAGQAVVLAFEDEVDVSRGDVLVAAHAPLEVADQFSAHLLWMDEHPLMAHRAYRVRIGTVECGGQVSEIKHQVDVNSQEHIAARQLELNAVARVDLDIDRHVAFSRYEDDRELGSFVLIDRQTNATVGAGVIDYALRRAQNVHWQSLEVDKAARSRIKAQEPVCIWLTGLSGSGKSTIANAVERKLLARGHHTYLLDGDNVRHGLNRDLGFTEADRVENIRRVGEVARLMTDAGLIVLVSFISPFRAERRMVRERFDKGEFIEVFVDTPLEVCEERDVKGLYAKARAGEIPNFTGISSPYEEPENAELVLDTVGRSADELADEVIRRALGE; encoded by the coding sequence ATGGCCACAGCAGACATCAAGGCCTACCTGGCTACCCATGAGACAAAGCCTTTGCTTCGCTTCATCACTTGCGGTTCGGTGGATGATGGGAAGTCGACGATGATTGGGCGTTTGTTGCATGATTCCAAGCGTTTGTTTGATGATCAGCTTGCGGCGTTGCAGGCGGATAGTCGGAAGCATGGTACGCAGGGGGAGAAGATTGATTTTGCGTTGTTGGTCGATGGCTTGTCGGCTGAGCGGGAGCAGGGGATTACGATTGATGTGGCTTATCGGTTCTTTGATACCGACCGGGCCAAGTTCATTGTGGCCGATTGCCCGGGTCATGAGCAGTACACGCGCAATATGGCGACCGGGGCGTCGACTGCGCGGTTGGCGGTGGTGCTGGTTGATGCCCGCAAGGGGGTGTTGACGCAGACGCGCCGGCATTCCTGGATCTGCCGCCTGATGGGAATTGACCGGGTGTTGCTGGCCATCAACAAGATGGATCTGGTCGACTACAGCCAGTCGGTGTATGAAGACATTGCCTCGGAGTATCGTGCGCTGGCCGGTGAGCTGGGGATTGATCAGGTCAGTTGCATTCCGATTTCGGCGCTGGAGGGCGATAACGTGAGTCGTCAATCGGATCGCATGCCCTGGTATGACGGCCCGGTGCTGCTCGATGCGCTGGAGCAGGCGGCTGAATCGGTTGATCAGGTCCGTGGCGAGGCGTTTCGCTTGCCGGTGCAGTGGGTTTGCCGCCCGAATCAGAACTTCCGCGGGTTTGCCGGTCAGTTGATTGGCGGGCCGGTGGCCGTGGGTGATGAGGTGACGGTGTTGCCTTCCGGCACGCGGTCGCGGGTGGCTTCGCTGCATGTGGGCCCGGATGAGGTCGAGCGGGCTGAGGCCGGGCAGGCGGTGGTGCTGGCGTTTGAAGACGAGGTCGATGTCAGTCGCGGTGATGTACTGGTGGCCGCCCATGCCCCGCTGGAGGTGGCCGATCAGTTCAGTGCCCACCTGTTGTGGATGGATGAGCATCCGTTGATGGCGCATCGTGCCTACCGGGTGCGTATCGGCACCGTGGAGTGCGGGGGGCAGGTCAGCGAGATCAAGCACCAGGTGGATGTAAACAGCCAGGAGCATATCGCCGCGCGCCAGCTTGAGCTCAATGCCGTGGCCCGGGTCGATCTGGATATTGACCGGCATGTGGCTTTTTCGCGTTATGAGGATGATCGCGAGCTGGGCAGTTTTGTGCTGATCGATCGCCAGACCAACGCCACGGTGGGTGCGGGGGTGATCGACTATGCGTTGCGCCGCGCGCAGAACGTGCACTGGCAATCGCTGGAGGTCGACAAGGCGGCGCGCTCGCGGATCAAGGCGCAGGAGCCGGTGTGCATCTGGCTGACCGGGCTTTCGGGTTCGGGCAAGTCGACGATTGCCAATGCGGTGGAGCGCAAGCTGCTGGCGCGTGGCCATCATACGTATCTGCTCGACGGCGACAATGTGCGCCATGGCCTGAACCGCGACCTCGGCTTTACCGAAGCCGACCGGGTGGAAAATATTCGTCGGGTGGGTGAAGTGGCCCGCTTGATGACCGATGCCGGCCTGATCGTGCTGGTGAGCTTCATTTCGCCTTTCCGGGCCGAGCGGCGCATGGTGCGCGAGCGTTTCGACAAGGGTGAGTTCATCGAGGTGTTCGTGGATACGCCGCTGGAGGTGTGCGAAGAACGCGACGTAAAGGGTTTGTATGCCAAGGCGCGCGCCGGCGAGATTCCCAATTTCACGGGCATCAGTTCGCCTTATGAGGAGCCGGAGAATGCGGAGTTGGTGCTGGATACGGTGGGGCGTAGTGCGGATGAGTTGGCTGATGAGGTGATTCGGCGGGCGTTGGGGGAGTAG
- a CDS encoding MraY family glycosyltransferase — translation MEGVSVQGLLAIVAGFVFVSILIPMLCRPAERLGLLDLPDDRKLHGEPVPMIGGIAMFIAFCAAILIVDDPLRPYASLVIGMGVLLATGLVDDALDITPASKLIMQLVAATLMVAWGEVQIHSLGNLLGEGEVELGEWAIPFTVLCTVFMINAINMADGTDGLAGGLAVLILVALALLGWMNGAREAFVVLTAVLAAVTLGFLLFNMRTPWRSKASVFMGDAGSMMLGFAIAWLAVFVSQRDGATVYPVAIAWLLVLPVTDLVSSFFRRLVRGQSPFSADSEHLHHALLRAGVPVGGIVAGMLTLQVLFAGVGILGWWQGWSELWLAVGVGGVFLAHYLLSMRAWTLMKWVKRCGPGGDRQ, via the coding sequence ATGGAGGGCGTTTCTGTTCAGGGTTTGCTGGCGATTGTCGCCGGGTTTGTGTTTGTTTCGATTTTGATTCCGATGCTTTGCCGGCCGGCGGAGCGTCTGGGGTTGCTGGACCTGCCCGACGATCGCAAGCTGCATGGTGAGCCGGTGCCGATGATTGGCGGCATCGCGATGTTTATCGCGTTCTGTGCCGCGATTCTGATTGTCGATGATCCGCTGCGGCCCTATGCCAGCCTGGTGATCGGGATGGGGGTGCTGCTGGCTACCGGTCTGGTCGACGATGCCCTGGATATCACGCCGGCTTCCAAGCTCATCATGCAACTGGTCGCCGCAACGCTGATGGTGGCGTGGGGCGAGGTGCAGATCCACTCTCTCGGTAATCTGCTGGGAGAGGGCGAGGTCGAGCTGGGTGAGTGGGCCATTCCGTTTACCGTCTTGTGCACGGTGTTCATGATCAACGCCATCAATATGGCCGACGGAACCGATGGGCTGGCCGGTGGCCTGGCGGTGCTGATTCTGGTGGCCCTGGCCCTGCTGGGCTGGATGAACGGCGCGCGCGAGGCCTTTGTCGTGTTGACCGCCGTGCTGGCTGCCGTCACCCTGGGTTTCCTGTTGTTCAACATGAGAACGCCCTGGCGCAGCAAGGCGAGCGTATTCATGGGCGATGCCGGTTCAATGATGCTGGGCTTCGCGATTGCCTGGCTGGCGGTGTTTGTCAGTCAGCGTGATGGTGCGACGGTGTACCCGGTTGCCATTGCCTGGCTGCTGGTGTTGCCGGTTACTGATCTGGTCTCCAGTTTCTTCCGCCGCCTGGTTCGTGGACAGAGCCCGTTTTCTGCCGACAGCGAACACCTGCACCATGCGTTGTTGCGCGCCGGGGTGCCGGTGGGCGGTATCGTGGCCGGCATGCTGACTCTGCAGGTGTTGTTTGCCGGGGTTGGCATTCTGGGTTGGTGGCAGGGTTGGTCTGAGCTTTGGCTGGCCGTTGGCGTGGGTGGCGTGTTTCTAGCCCATTACCTGCTGTCCATGAGGGCCTGGACTTTGATGAAGTGGGTCAAGCGATGCGGCCCCGGAGGCGACCGGCAGTGA
- a CDS encoding acyl-CoA dehydrogenase family protein, whose protein sequence is MDFKLTDEQQMIQAAARDFARDEIAPVASEFDASGEFPLTTIQRMGELGLMGIEVPEEYGGAGLDTIGYALAMMEVSAADAAHGTIMSVNNSLFCNGILKHGTEEQKQKYVRAVATGAEIGAYALTEPQSGSDAANMKSRAELSEDGKHYVINARKSWITSGPVARYLVLFAVTDPDAGAKGVTAFLIDAERDGFHRGKSEPKLGIRASATCEIELTDYHCPVEDRLGEEGQGFKIAMGVLDAGRIGIAAQAVGIAQAAYEASVDYARERKAFGKEIGTFQMIQAKLADMRTRLEAARLLTLRAAWAKMEATATGARFTQEGSMAKLFSSEAAMWIAHQAVQIHGGMGYSKEMPVERYFRDAKITEIYEGTSEIQRMVIARTETGLR, encoded by the coding sequence ATGGATTTCAAACTGACTGACGAGCAGCAGATGATTCAGGCTGCTGCCCGCGATTTTGCACGTGACGAGATTGCTCCCGTGGCATCGGAGTTCGATGCTTCCGGCGAGTTTCCCCTGACCACCATTCAGCGAATGGGTGAGCTGGGCCTGATGGGTATAGAGGTGCCCGAGGAATACGGTGGTGCCGGTCTCGACACGATTGGCTATGCCCTGGCCATGATGGAGGTTTCGGCGGCCGATGCGGCGCATGGGACGATCATGTCGGTCAATAACTCCCTGTTTTGCAATGGTATTCTCAAGCATGGCACCGAGGAGCAAAAGCAGAAGTATGTGCGTGCGGTGGCCACCGGTGCCGAGATCGGTGCCTATGCGCTGACCGAGCCGCAGTCGGGTTCGGATGCGGCCAACATGAAGTCGCGGGCCGAGTTGAGCGAGGACGGCAAGCACTACGTGATCAACGCCCGCAAGTCGTGGATCACGTCCGGCCCGGTGGCGCGTTACCTGGTGCTGTTTGCCGTCACTGACCCCGATGCCGGGGCCAAGGGTGTGACGGCTTTTCTGATTGACGCCGAGCGTGATGGGTTCCACCGTGGCAAGTCCGAGCCGAAGCTGGGCATCCGGGCCTCGGCGACCTGCGAGATCGAGCTGACCGATTATCATTGCCCGGTGGAGGACCGCCTGGGCGAGGAAGGACAGGGATTCAAGATTGCCATGGGCGTGCTGGATGCCGGCCGCATCGGTATTGCCGCCCAGGCCGTGGGGATTGCCCAGGCGGCCTACGAGGCCAGTGTGGACTATGCCCGCGAGCGCAAGGCGTTTGGCAAGGAGATCGGCACTTTCCAGATGATCCAGGCCAAGCTGGCCGATATGCGAACCCGGTTGGAGGCGGCCCGGCTGCTGACACTTCGCGCGGCCTGGGCCAAGATGGAGGCGACGGCCACCGGTGCGCGCTTTACCCAGGAGGGTTCCATGGCCAAGCTGTTTTCCTCCGAGGCGGCGATGTGGATTGCGCACCAGGCGGTGCAGATTCATGGCGGCATGGGTTACAGCAAGGAGATGCCGGTCGAGCGTTATTTCCGCGATGCCAAGATCACCGAGATCTACGAGGGGACCAGCGAAATTCAGCGCATGGTCATTGCCCGTACCGAAACCGGCTTGCGCTAG